The following coding sequences lie in one Nycticebus coucang isolate mNycCou1 chromosome 20, mNycCou1.pri, whole genome shotgun sequence genomic window:
- the LOC128572661 gene encoding zinc finger protein 493-like isoform X2, translated as MVKTHQTVVKHPVISNSSTQSNSEVVGMNILLPEVILRRYENDNPENFNSIKDWDRVYEYKQQKVCSNGLDGSLTAMHDKIYECSKRFKVVRKLSNVNGHKMIPTGEVTFECKKYGKALKLCSNLGKDKITHFVEKQYKCKECGKVFKSCSRLSKYRELHTAEKIPHCKNNDKCFSHSSKYSYHETIDNLEKPYKCEECGKSFNNSSRLSVHKRIHSGEKPFKCEECGKLFNSSSRLSVHKRIHSGEKPYKCLECGKAFNHYSNLSVHKRLHSGEKSYKCQECGNTFKQYSHLSVHKRIHSGEKPYKCEECGKAFSQYSSLSIHKRIHSGEKPYKCEVCGKGFNQYSSLSVHKRIHSGEKPYKCEECDKAFGDSSTLSTHKRIHSGEKPYKCEECGKAFNQYAHLSAHQRIHSGEKPYKCEECDKAFSDSSTLSAHKRIHSGEKPYKCEECGKAFKDSSTFSAHKRIHSGEKPYKCEECGKAFNWYSALSKHKRTHSGEKPYKCEECGKTFNQYSHLSVHKRIHSGDKPYTCEECGKAFKDSSTLSAHKRIHSGEKPYKCEECGKAFKHYSYLSVHKRIHAGEKPYKCEECGKAFNQCSHLSIHKRIHSGEKPYKCEECGKAFNQSSSLSAHKRIHSGEKPYKCQECGKAFKRYSYLYIHKRIHSGEKPYKCEECGKAFKDSSTLSVHKRVHSEEKPYKCEECGKAFNQYAHLSVHKRIHSGEKPYKCEGCGKAFNDSSALSAHNRIHSGEKPYKCEKCGKAFNWSSNLTVHKRIHSG; from the coding sequence ttataTCTAATTCTTCTACCCAGAGCAATTCGGAAGTAGTGGGCATGAATATCTTATTACCAGAGGTAATCCTGAGAAGATATGAAAATGACAACCCTGAAAATTTCAACTCAATAAAAGACTGGGATAGGGTTTATGAGTATAAGCAGCAGAAAGTATGTTCCAATGGACTAGATGGAAGTTTAACAGCTATGCATGATAAAATCTACGAATGTAGTAAACGTTTCAAAGTTgtcagaaaattatcaaatgtaaATGGACATAAGATGATACCTACTGGGGAGGTAACATTTGAATGTAAAAAATATGGGAAAGCCTTAAAACTATGCTCAAACCTGGGTAAAGATAAGATAACTCATTTTGTTGAAAAgcagtacaaatgtaaagaatgtgggaaagtcTTTAAATCTTGTTCAAGACTGTCTAAGTACAGGGAACTTCATACTGCAGAGAAAATCCCCCATTGTAAGAATAATGACAAGTGTTTTAGCCACAGCTCAAAATATTCTTACCATGAGACAATTGATAACctagagaaaccctataaatgtgaagaatgtggcaaatcctttaaCAATTCCTCACGTCtgtctgtacataaaagaattcattctggagagaaacctttcaaatgtgaagaatgtgggaaatTATTTAATAGTTCCTCACGTCtgtctgtacataaaagaattcattctggagagaaaccctacaaatgtctagaatgtggaaaagcctttaatcaTTACTCAAATCTCTCTGTACATAAAAGacttcattctggggagaaatcctataaatgtcaagaatgtggaaacaCCTTCAAgcagtactcacacctttctgtacataaaagaattcattctggggaaaaaccctacaaatgtgaggaatgtggaaaagccttttcCCAGTACTCATCCCtttctatacataaaagaattcattctggggaaaaaccctacaaatgtgaagtatGTGGAAAAGGCTTTAACCAGTACtcatccctttctgtacataaaagaattcattctggagagaaaccctacaaatgtgaagaatgtgacaaagcctttggggattcctcaaccctttctacacataaaagaattcattctggagaaaaaccctacaaatgtgaagaatgtggaaaagcctttaaccagtacgcACACCTTTctgcacatcaaagaattcattctggagagaaaccctacaaatgtgaagaatgtgacaaagcctttagcgattcctcaaccctttctgcacataagagaattcattctggagagaaaccctacaaatgtgaagaatgtggaaaagcctttaaggaTTCCTCAACCTTTTCTgcacataagagaattcattctggagagaaaccctacaaatgtgaagaatgtggaaaagcctttaactggtactCAGCCTTATCTAAACACAAGAGAactcattctggagagaaaccctacaaatgtgaagaatgtggtaaaacctttaaccagtactcccacctttctgtacataaaagaattcattctggagataaaccctacacatgtgaagaatgtggcaaagcctttaaagattcctcaaccctttctgcacataaaagaattcattctggagagaaaccttacaaatgtgaagaatgtggaaaagcctttaaacaCTACTcatacctttctgtacataaaagaattcatgctggagagaaaccctacaaatgtgaagaatgtggaaaagcctttaaccagtgcTCACACCtttctatacataaaagaattcattctggggagaaaccctacaaatgtgaagaatgtggaaaagcctttaaccagtcctCATCCCTTTctgcacataaaagaattcattctggagagaaaccctacaaatgtcaagaatgtggaaaagcctttaaacgGTATTCATACctttatatacataaaagaattcattccggggagaaaccctacaaatgtgaagaatgtggaaaagcctttaaggattcctcaaccctttctgtacataaaagagttcattctgaagagaaaccctacaaatgtgaagaatgtggaaaagcctttaaccagtatgcacatctttctgtacataaaagaatacattctggagagaaaccctacaaatgtgaaggttgtggaaaagcctttaacgaTTCCTCAGCCCTTTCTGCACATAatagaattcattctggagagaaaccctacaaatgtgaaaaatgtggcaaagcctttaactggtcCTCAAACCTtactgtacataaaagaattcattctgggtaG
- the LOC128572661 gene encoding zinc finger protein 595-like isoform X1 — protein MELLTFRDVSIEFSMPEWDCLDPAQQNLYRDVMLETYRHLVFLGLTVSKPDLITCLEQRKEPWMVKTHQTVVKHPVISNSSTQSNSEVVGMNILLPEVILRRYENDNPENFNSIKDWDRVYEYKQQKVCSNGLDGSLTAMHDKIYECSKRFKVVRKLSNVNGHKMIPTGEVTFECKKYGKALKLCSNLGKDKITHFVEKQYKCKECGKVFKSCSRLSKYRELHTAEKIPHCKNNDKCFSHSSKYSYHETIDNLEKPYKCEECGKSFNNSSRLSVHKRIHSGEKPFKCEECGKLFNSSSRLSVHKRIHSGEKPYKCLECGKAFNHYSNLSVHKRLHSGEKSYKCQECGNTFKQYSHLSVHKRIHSGEKPYKCEECGKAFSQYSSLSIHKRIHSGEKPYKCEVCGKGFNQYSSLSVHKRIHSGEKPYKCEECDKAFGDSSTLSTHKRIHSGEKPYKCEECGKAFNQYAHLSAHQRIHSGEKPYKCEECDKAFSDSSTLSAHKRIHSGEKPYKCEECGKAFKDSSTFSAHKRIHSGEKPYKCEECGKAFNWYSALSKHKRTHSGEKPYKCEECGKTFNQYSHLSVHKRIHSGDKPYTCEECGKAFKDSSTLSAHKRIHSGEKPYKCEECGKAFKHYSYLSVHKRIHAGEKPYKCEECGKAFNQCSHLSIHKRIHSGEKPYKCEECGKAFNQSSSLSAHKRIHSGEKPYKCQECGKAFKRYSYLYIHKRIHSGEKPYKCEECGKAFKDSSTLSVHKRVHSEEKPYKCEECGKAFNQYAHLSVHKRIHSGEKPYKCEGCGKAFNDSSALSAHNRIHSGEKPYKCEKCGKAFNWSSNLTVHKRIHSG, from the coding sequence ttataTCTAATTCTTCTACCCAGAGCAATTCGGAAGTAGTGGGCATGAATATCTTATTACCAGAGGTAATCCTGAGAAGATATGAAAATGACAACCCTGAAAATTTCAACTCAATAAAAGACTGGGATAGGGTTTATGAGTATAAGCAGCAGAAAGTATGTTCCAATGGACTAGATGGAAGTTTAACAGCTATGCATGATAAAATCTACGAATGTAGTAAACGTTTCAAAGTTgtcagaaaattatcaaatgtaaATGGACATAAGATGATACCTACTGGGGAGGTAACATTTGAATGTAAAAAATATGGGAAAGCCTTAAAACTATGCTCAAACCTGGGTAAAGATAAGATAACTCATTTTGTTGAAAAgcagtacaaatgtaaagaatgtgggaaagtcTTTAAATCTTGTTCAAGACTGTCTAAGTACAGGGAACTTCATACTGCAGAGAAAATCCCCCATTGTAAGAATAATGACAAGTGTTTTAGCCACAGCTCAAAATATTCTTACCATGAGACAATTGATAACctagagaaaccctataaatgtgaagaatgtggcaaatcctttaaCAATTCCTCACGTCtgtctgtacataaaagaattcattctggagagaaacctttcaaatgtgaagaatgtgggaaatTATTTAATAGTTCCTCACGTCtgtctgtacataaaagaattcattctggagagaaaccctacaaatgtctagaatgtggaaaagcctttaatcaTTACTCAAATCTCTCTGTACATAAAAGacttcattctggggagaaatcctataaatgtcaagaatgtggaaacaCCTTCAAgcagtactcacacctttctgtacataaaagaattcattctggggaaaaaccctacaaatgtgaggaatgtggaaaagccttttcCCAGTACTCATCCCtttctatacataaaagaattcattctggggaaaaaccctacaaatgtgaagtatGTGGAAAAGGCTTTAACCAGTACtcatccctttctgtacataaaagaattcattctggagagaaaccctacaaatgtgaagaatgtgacaaagcctttggggattcctcaaccctttctacacataaaagaattcattctggagaaaaaccctacaaatgtgaagaatgtggaaaagcctttaaccagtacgcACACCTTTctgcacatcaaagaattcattctggagagaaaccctacaaatgtgaagaatgtgacaaagcctttagcgattcctcaaccctttctgcacataagagaattcattctggagagaaaccctacaaatgtgaagaatgtggaaaagcctttaaggaTTCCTCAACCTTTTCTgcacataagagaattcattctggagagaaaccctacaaatgtgaagaatgtggaaaagcctttaactggtactCAGCCTTATCTAAACACAAGAGAactcattctggagagaaaccctacaaatgtgaagaatgtggtaaaacctttaaccagtactcccacctttctgtacataaaagaattcattctggagataaaccctacacatgtgaagaatgtggcaaagcctttaaagattcctcaaccctttctgcacataaaagaattcattctggagagaaaccttacaaatgtgaagaatgtggaaaagcctttaaacaCTACTcatacctttctgtacataaaagaattcatgctggagagaaaccctacaaatgtgaagaatgtggaaaagcctttaaccagtgcTCACACCtttctatacataaaagaattcattctggggagaaaccctacaaatgtgaagaatgtggaaaagcctttaaccagtcctCATCCCTTTctgcacataaaagaattcattctggagagaaaccctacaaatgtcaagaatgtggaaaagcctttaaacgGTATTCATACctttatatacataaaagaattcattccggggagaaaccctacaaatgtgaagaatgtggaaaagcctttaaggattcctcaaccctttctgtacataaaagagttcattctgaagagaaaccctacaaatgtgaagaatgtggaaaagcctttaaccagtatgcacatctttctgtacataaaagaatacattctggagagaaaccctacaaatgtgaaggttgtggaaaagcctttaacgaTTCCTCAGCCCTTTCTGCACATAatagaattcattctggagagaaaccctacaaatgtgaaaaatgtggcaaagcctttaactggtcCTCAAACCTtactgtacataaaagaattcattctgggtaG